The genomic region CTGGGACTCTCCCTGGTAAAATATTCCTGTGGGTTTTCCCTCCTGCCTCACCCAGCCTGGCCATGCTTCTGCTCCCTGAATCAGATCTGCTAGGCCGAGTGCAGTGGCCTTTCTCCCGCGCCCCTGCCCCTGGCTCTTCCTCTGGGGGCTCGCTGACTCCCTAGCAATCTTCCTCTACCCAGGTTCTGTTGGCAGTGGGGTGgactctctctctgtgtgctgaGATGGGCTGGAGGCTGGGGGATGCCCCTGCTAGCTCTCCCTGCTTGCTCAGCCATCGCATGTAACTGCCCACCCAGATCAGCCAGGCTGCTGTACACCAGCTCTTTCCCCAGGCTGTGTGATGTGCACTGTGCCCTACCTATAGGACGTGTCCACCCCCTGGGTTTCCAGTGCACCTGAgctgagctgcagcctgagccttcTGCATCTCACTAGTGGCTGCTGTCTCCACTCTCTCATCTCCACTGGCCCCTCATCCATGGGCTTCTCCTCAGTGCACCCCAGACTGTGCAGCAGGCCCTGAGGCTGGGGGTTTCATGGCAGCCCAGGGGAGTTAAGTGCTCAAATcctgaatttcagtgggaattggctGCCCAGTCCCTGTCAGCTCCCTTACAAATCCCAGTCCCGTGTTCAAGCTTTGTTGATGTTCACAGAGCGCAAGggagctgctctgctcccccctgGCATGAGAGCCTGGCGTTTGATGCCCATCACTAGGGTATCTGGGCATCTCACAAGGCCTACAGAGTGAATCCTGCTGTCAGTGCAGCCCCCGCTGAGCATCCTTTACCCCCTAGTAGGAAACGCTCTCTAGTTTCTGCAGCCTCCCCAGGCAGGGGAAGGTGCTGAACTCCTCTGGGAAGTAAGGAAGTGTCAGGGTGAGCTTGATGGATGAGTGGGAGCTGTATCCCTTGAGGTCCAAAGGAAGCTGATGTGGAGCTGGAGGGGCGGCAGCCTGTGAGTCCACATGGATTCTGTTCTCTCTGCAGGAACTTTGCCCGTGGAGCCTGCAGATGGGGTCAGAATTGCCGTTTCTCCCATGACCGGAAGTCAGCCCAGATCTGCAGGTATTTCCAGAATGGGTTCTGCGGCTACGGAGATCGTTGCAGGTAAGGATGTTGCCTGGGATGCTGCAGATCTGGGCTTGAGACCAAGGTGATGGGCCCCTTAGAAATACCCTAGACCAGGGGCAGTCACTTATTTTTTtgtcaagggccggattaaaatggctggcgggctgtagtttgcccaccccgggtCACGAGCAATGGGGCGGGGCAGAAGGGGCAGAATCTCTAGAGCCTAGTCTAAAGTGGAAACCGTAATTCTCCAGCCGGGTGGAGATTTGGTTAGGTAGGTTGGAGAAAAACACCTGAGACCTGTTTCCCCAGTGGAGCTGCGTGGGTGGAGGAATACAGGGTCCACTCCTGCTGGTGTAGACATAGACACAATCGCAGCCAAGAGGTGCAAGATGGCTGTAGCAACCCAGAGCTTGGGAGACTGTAGCTTGTTCAACTGCTGAAAGCCCTCGGCTGAGGCACTGATCTGTTTTATGTTGGGCAGGGACATGGaagtgtttgtttttccccctggTGCTGTAGCTAGGCTGATAAACCCcctggaagagtgctaatgtggTTTAGGGAGGCGGTATGCCTCCACTGACCAAAACCCCCCCTCCTGTTGGCCTATGTGGCGTCTACACTAGGGCTGTGCCAGCAGAGGCTGGGTAGGGTAGACGTGGCCCGAGACTTCCACAGCAGTGGAGGGGCTTTAGACGCCGCTGCCATGAACTTGAATGGAAGAGGTGTCTAAATCCTTTAGACTTGCTCTGGAAAGCTCCATTGTCATGGTGACCGCTGAGGAGATGAGCTGTTCCCTGGTGTGTCTCTGTCCTCGCAGTGGCATCAGATTCTGCGTGGAACGGGGCGACCCAGTGACCCAACCGATAGGACTGtttctttcccccccctcccccggccctccCTGTGTAGCCTGTAACCTTTGACTCCTCCAGCTACCAGCACATCCAAGACCCTCCAGCCCCTGCGTGGAGCAGATGTGGCTCACAACCTGCCTTATCGCTGAGCCGCCGGGGCTCAGAGCCAGCCGTCCggccagaggcagcagctgggagccggGGAGGAGCCAGGCGGGGCTCGGAGCCCTCCGTCCCCAGCGTGACGCAGCTGAACTTCAGGCAGCTGAGCACCGAgtttgaggaggaggaagaggaaggtcaAGAGACGGCCCCCGTCCCCACGTATCCCCCAAACGGGGCCGTCAGCAGAGCGTTTGTCCCCAGGCAGGCCCGGCGTGGATCAGGTGAGGGCTGCTGGCACGTTAACGGTGTCAGGAGGGAGGCTGGGTGGGCGTGCCCTAGGGGGCTCTAGCATGGATGGGGCGTGCTTCTGTCCAGCGTACCCTATGTTTCTTCCTGCTGACGAGACCACCTGCCTGGAGAAGGTTGCAGCTGCTGATGGGTCCCACTAGGGAGGTGCTGTATGGAGCCGGGATCCAGCCAGTAGGGATCTGCCTGTGCTTTTGTGGGCTGGCTTTTGAAGGCCCTCTGTCCTGTGTGAATGCATCTCCTCCGAACTCTTGTGTTGCTGGTCAGGTTCCCGACCACGGGATCTGGGATTGCAGAGAACTTCCCTGGCACCAGAGGCCGCAACTAACAAGGCGATTGTCCCGGCACCTCAAACCCTAGAGGTGGGTGAGACTctctgggtgggagggtgggggagaagatgaTATTGCCACTCAGACGTTCTCAATGGGATGCTCTTACGATGTCTGTCTATTGTGCTTACCTGGCCCttgtcaccatggtatctgagcacctctccatccttaatgcatttatcctcctGACCACTGTCAGGCCGGGcagtgctattgtccccatttcacagatggagaactgaggcaccgAGAAGCTAAGTGGCTtgccccaaggtcacccagggagtctgtggcagagcagggaattgatccCAGATGTCTCGAATAGGCTAATGCCctaggaccatccttcctctgagtCCTCCCCCCAGACACTTGCAGTATATGGCTGAAAGCAATTGTTTCTGTAGGGGGAAGCTGGTGCAATCCTCCCACTCCCCTGTCTGTGGGCCTGTTTGTTGCCTGGCAGGGGTCTGCGGAAAGCCGGCTCTTCTCATGCCCAGAGCTGAGGCACTGGCCCTCTCCAAAGCAGGGTGGCTATTCAGAGGAGCCCGGCCTAGGGAAGATGAGGCAGCCCACCTGTgtggaaggggggagagagagagctcaggggttcgagcattggcctgctaaacccaaacccagggttgtgagttcaatccttgagggggccatttagggatctggggcaaaaattggggactggtcctgctttgagcagggggttggactagatgacctcctgaggtcccttccacccctgatcttctatgattctatcaaggAAGGGGACTCTGTCTCCGAGTGATAGCTGGCTGTATTGCTCTGTGCAGGCAGCTGGTgggctgggagcagctgctgcttcgGTGGGGGAGCTGCGGAGCGAGGACGTGGTGTGCGGCATCTGTATGGACAAGGTCTACGAGAAGGCCTTGCCCGAGGAGCGCGTGTTCGGCATCCTCCCCAACTGCAGCCATGCTTACTGCGTCGGCTGCATCCGCAAGTGGCGCAAGAGCAGGGAGTTCCAGAACGCGGTGATCAAGTACGTACGGGGATCTGGAGTCCTGTTCCTGGCTATCCCACATGGGTCCCACGTGCTAACCTGGTCCCATTTCCCTTGTTACGAAGAGCCGCGATCTGATGGGTGGCTTGGGCTTGGCAACTGCACTGATTGcagggggggagaggagctttTAGGGCAGGCCATGGAGTGAGCAACCACGGTGACAACCATCCAGCCCCCGTCTTCCTTAAAGCTGAAGCTGGTGGAAGTCCTGTTGTCTTGGCCCATCCCTGTTGTGGGAAATCTATTCTAATGGCATCTAGGGCACAGCACAGACCAGTGCAATGGGTCTAGAAGGAGGTAGCAGTGTTAGCTGCCGAGGGGCTGGCCTGGAGTCGCTGATTCCTGGAGCCGGCGCTCTGCCGGCCTGGTGGAGCCCCCTTCTCTGCCTCACCCTCTCATTCACGCTTGTTGGCTGCAAATGGCCCATGCACACTGTATCTCTGCCCACAGGGCCTGCCCCGAGTGCCGGGTCACATCCAGCTACTTCATCCCACACAAATACTGGGTCTCCAACATGGATGAAAAGGAGAAGCTGATAGAAACCTTCAAGGCGCGGACTGGGTAGGTGGCTGGCTCCTCTGCTTGCTGGGATGGGGTTTACATGATGGGCTTTGCTGTTCAAAGTGTTCCCTTACAGAGATGGCTCTTGCTAGAAGGGTGAGAGGCTGGCTCTCTGGGTCTAGTGTTGACAGGTACCTGCAGGAAGAACTAACCCCTGAATTTCCATCTGAGTTTAACACAACTCTTCTAACTCTCCCAGGAAAATAAG from Caretta caretta isolate rCarCar2 chromosome 21, rCarCar1.hap1, whole genome shotgun sequence harbors:
- the LOC125625019 gene encoding uncharacterized protein LOC125625019; protein product: MEPGSLVAAGGVQPSRGPCSRVLCRNFARGACRWGQNCRFSHDRKSAQICRYFQNGFCGYGDRCSYQHIQDPPAPAWSRCGSQPALSLSRRGSEPAVRPEAAAGSRGGARRGSEPSVPSVTQLNFRQLSTEFEEEEEEGQETAPVPTYPPNGAVSRAFVPRQARRGSGSRPRDLGLQRTSLAPEAATNKAIVPAPQTLEAAGGLGAAAASVGELRSEDVVCGICMDKVYEKALPEERVFGILPNCSHAYCVGCIRKWRKSREFQNAVIKACPECRVTSSYFIPHKYWVSNMDEKEKLIETFKARTGKIRCKFFARGRGRCPFKSECIYLHELPARVWPSRQRPPCRTGPVAFNPSPSESSEEEDDDVCLFQWALTVALLQGDVDDPDYYHEIFLLDSSDSD